Sequence from the Rhodothermales bacterium genome:
CCTGCCGCCGTACTCGTTGAGGCTGGTGCGAAGCTGGACGTGCTCTTCGGAAACTGGAACCTGTCGACGGAAGATCGAGAACATCTGCGATCGGAAGGAGGCACCGTGGTGATGCTTTACCGGGCGCAGGGCGAGGTCGGACCAGACATACAACATGCCGCATCGAGCCTGGGACTCGCGATACTCACTCCGTCGCTGGAGCTGGTCAAGCGGTGGGGCGAGCCCGTGCTGAAGCCAACCGCGCCGTTCCACAACCTCGGTGTGGAGGACCCACGCTGCACGCGGATCGGCGACACGTACTATCTGTACTACACGGGCTACTCCAACCTCGATCCGGAGGATCCAACTTCCGAACGGCAGGTCCGGATTTGCCTGGCAACGACCGAGGACTTCTTGCACTGGAATCTTCGTGGCCCGGTCGAGGGAGATGTAAACAACGTCGACAACAAGAACGCCGCGGTCTTGCCGGACAGTGTATCCGGGAAGTGGCTGTTGCTGCACCGCCCGATGGAGGGGCCGGACGCCATGGCGATTCACCTCGCCGAGGCGCAGGATCCCGCAGGACCCTGGCATTCCAGGGGGATGATAATGGCCAGCTATCGCTACCGCGAATTCGAGACCTCGTGGGTGGGCGCGGGCGGCCCTCCTATTCCCGTTGGCAACGACCGCTATGCCATGATTTACCATCAGGGACACTTCACCAGTGGGGGTTCACGCGAGTACGACCTCTCAGCCGCACTGCTGGACTGCCGTGCCGAGCAGATCGTCGAGGCCCGTATCGAACCGCTCATGCGACCATCGACGCCTCAAGAACGGCTGGGTGATTCGGACCTCGGCGTCAACAACGTGGTCTTCACGTGCGCCAACTACCGTTGGAAGGATCAGCTGATCATTCCATACGCCGGTGCCGATAGCTGCATACTCGGTGCCTCGGTAGCGTTGGACGAATTGGTCGCGGCGCTGGAGCAGTCAATCGAGATACGCTGATCGCACTTCCAGCCCTGTCCTTTCTTGGCTGGCCTGGATTCTCCGCCTTCATGCGTGAACCGTTGCTCCGTCAACGATCACGTTAGCCGCATGCGAGAGTGGTCTACCCACAAACATCCTGCGCTGTGTATTTTGACGTTTGCGACTTCGCCACAGGCGCCCCGCCTGCAGCATGATGCCATTAGCGCGGTCCAATCCCGGAACGCAATCCGTTGATCAATTATCTGTCAGAATGAACAAGCCCGACACCAACGGCACTACATCCGCACCAACCCTTCGCGTTCGCCGAAGCCACGAACGGGGCTTCGAGGATTTCGGGTGGACGGACAACTGGATGACGTTCTCGTTCGCCAACTACCGCGACCCGGACTGGGTACACTTCGGTCCGCTGCGCGTTATGGTCGAGAATCATATTCAGCCGCACTCCGGATTCTCCGCTCATCCCCACCGGGACGTCGAGATCGTCACATACGTCTCAGCCGGCACGCTGACG
This genomic interval carries:
- a CDS encoding glycosidase; its protein translation is MERTITADPGVDVVRMHEGRAVLEARPDHAWESRVVLNPAAVLVEAGAKLDVLFGNWNLSTEDREHLRSEGGTVVMLYRAQGEVGPDIQHAASSLGLAILTPSLELVKRWGEPVLKPTAPFHNLGVEDPRCTRIGDTYYLYYTGYSNLDPEDPTSERQVRICLATTEDFLHWNLRGPVEGDVNNVDNKNAAVLPDSVSGKWLLLHRPMEGPDAMAIHLAEAQDPAGPWHSRGMIMASYRYREFETSWVGAGGPPIPVGNDRYAMIYHQGHFTSGGSREYDLSAALLDCRAEQIVEARIEPLMRPSTPQERLGDSDLGVNNVVFTCANYRWKDQLIIPYAGADSCILGASVALDELVAALEQSIEIR